A window of Oryza glaberrima chromosome 2, OglaRS2, whole genome shotgun sequence genomic DNA:
TAAAGCAAAGATGTAGATTACAGAGTACATATCGCCCAAATATCTTGACATGCAGAGTaaagcaaatatatatatttctttacaCTAAATTACAGAGCATAAGACACTATCTCCACagcataaataaaaataatttttatatcaCTGAAAACTGAGAGTTTCAGTTGAGAGTGTCTTTTTCTTTATGTTGTGGAGATAGtaagttgcataatatgtaATCTGgtgtagagaaaaaaataacatgtaaaAATGTTTTTGGCGTATTTACTTTAtaatctatgtatttttttatatacttaAATTGATTCAActaggggcattttggtcaATAATGatgagaggaaagagagaattGGAAGAAAATGGCATATGGGCGAAGCCCCTCAATTGAGAATGATATTTCGGGGAATCCCAACTGCATAGTTGTATTTGCGCGAAACCCCTTTTTGACGATGGtaaaatgtcaattttctcgAAATAGGTACTTCATGGTGTGTCATAACAAAAACATTGTCTTTCGAAGGATTTGGTGTTATCTCcaaattttttgatgaaaaactGTCTGCTTTTGAGAAAAATAATAGCCCTCTACTCTTTTATTTGCACCACTTGAAATCAACGTGAGCTGGAATTACAGTTGCTCTtataggctgtgtttgcaaCCCCTTGTTCCCAACccttctctctcgttttccgcacgcacgcttttcaaactgctaaacggtgtgttttttgcaaaaaatttatattcgaaagttgcttaaaaaaatcaaattgatctatttttgaaaaaaatttaactaatacttaattaatcacgtgctaattgactgttccgttttccgtgcgtggGTGATaggttcccaacacccaccaCCGAACACACCCATAGTCTTATTTGAcaatttaggctgtgttcgggaggagaGTTGGGGAACCTCTCCCCCGTGCATGGAAAACGGGATTGCTTATTAGCGCATGAttgattaagtattagctaaaaaattgaaaaacgGATTAATATGATTGTTTGCAGTAACTttcttgtagttttttttttcgaaaaacgcaccgtttaatagttagGGACGAGGGAGTGGAGGTTGGGAACCTTGGCTTGTGAACTCAGCCTTACTCATGCTTAGAAGATTCCTTTTAGTTTTCATTATGATTTGAAGCACCTCAGTTCAAGACATGCACAAACATGCCTTTTCAAATTTAAATGTCAAATTAGATtaacatctctctctctttatgtGCAGCCTTCATTTCGGTAGTAATCCTGAGGTATAATCAGAAGTATCGCAAAGCTGTGGTGGATACAGGAGTTGAAAGCTGTCAGGATGAACAAGAACAGAAAATGGAGATTGAAGACTAAATGGTGTGCCATGTCAGCAATTCTTTACCTGAAGAAGCTTGTGGTGTTTCTCACATTCTATGAAGAGAAACCAATGTTTCTGCTTTTCCACATCTAGTGGTtatggagtactactactatctTGGATGTGTACTGTAAGAACATGTCAGGTCTAACGGATGCTTCTCTACTATAGCAGAGCGTCAGCGCAATGACTGTTGTATGCTGATTGACTCTGGTTTACACTAGTAAATAAATGTCAAGAGTTTGTATGGCTTAATTCAGGTTGGTTTGAATAACTGTGCCACAGATTGTGTGGACGTGTGGTTGCTCGTGTGAGTTTTTGAAACGAGATGGCCGGAAAGGCAGAGCACTTTGCTAATGTATGCCAGAAAAGTGATGTCCTGCTCTTGTTCTGCTCATGATTTAGCTCTCCCAGTCATAATAATTACCTTTTTTGCAACCattttagttggtgaaatgaaaattttttttttgtcacattggacgtttgaccggatgtcggaaggggttttcggacacgaataaaaagactaatttcataactcgtctggaaaccgcgagacaaatcttttgagcctaattaagccgtcattagcacatgtgggttattatagcatttatggctaatcgtggattaattaggctcaaaagattcgtctcgcgatttacatacaaactgtgtaattaatttttcttttgatctatatttaatatttcatacatgtgtctaaagattcgatgtgatgttttttacgAAAAGTTTTTGGTAACTAAACAGGGCCGGCCTAGATTCAACTAGTAGAATTTTTGCTATTGGCTGCACGTAAACACCCAAACATGAGGACAtactttgaaaatttaaaacacCAGAacacccctttttttttcccgaaaaTTCTGTTTCAAGTCGTAGCGTGAATGTGACGAATCAAACATAAAACAGTGCATTGCATATAATGCATGGGAAGCTAATTCAAAAACTAGTGCCCTCTCAATCATCATGTGCTGGGAATAAGGCGCGTTCTTCttcattaaaaaagaaataaatcctGGAATGTAGTTGCAGCGGATTGCGATGTGGTTTACTCCAGTAGACGACTCTGAAAGGGTCAACTTATATTATGATTAGGTGTAACTGCTCGGGATCAGTACAAAGATTAGGATAATGAGGAGAAGGCGATGGGGGAGGCATTGAAAGAGCAAAAGCATTAAGCATCCTCGACTCCTCGAGGCAGAGCTCACCCCCAGCCCAGCCCCAAGTCTGATGCTGCAACTGCAAAGCAGCAGTGAGCAGtcacatggcggcggcggatcgagcTTCTCCGTTCCTCGGCTCCGTCACCCCGATCGACGGCGGCTGGAGCAGCCGCCCGCGTCGCCACCAGCGGCGCCGCGGTCGCGAACGCCATCGGCGGCGCCCTGATCGACTCCGACGGGGAAAGGCCTGGCTAGCCCGCGCCGCATCCATCCTCCTTCCCGCCAGGCTCCTCCCATCCTGATGCCaccggccagcggcggcggggcctcgCCGTGTGCCCCCCGGCCCCCCACTAGCTAGTTCAGCTGCGCCTCTATCTTCTTCTCCGTACCCTTAATTCGTTTCTCgttcttaacaattattatactattatattatttattaCTTACTcgatttttcctctcttttttttccgacATGGCGCTTTTACTGCTGGGGAGTGGCACGTGGCAGCCAAATGGCGCTGCGTCCCCACCAGTCGAACACGCCCCCGTCCGCCCGATACTGGTCCCACTGTCAGTGGATGACTGCAGAATCTACTCTGTCttggccaccgccaccgccgccgccgcaatctgGGAGTTCGTTCGCCGGAGGTTCACGCCGGCCGGATCGAGCGGCGCCAGCTCGTGCGTCCGATTCTGAGGTGTGCACCAAATTTATTCTTGCTTAATTACCTGCTTAACTATGCTCATCTCGTTTTTGCTCGGTGTACTTGGGGGTGATGCTCCACGTGAGTAGGACTTCCCTACGAATCCTAGCGGTTTCCGAGGATCTCTCCAAAACCAAAATGCTTGCAATTCAATGCCATCTGCGTCtgtcccccctctctcttttttgttttttctgtttttttttctggcgaAGACAGATGGCGACGGCAGATTGGTTGAGTGATGATTCCTTTTTTGGCCCCTGCCTAGAATTTAACGTGATGCATAAGTTCCTTCAATCGAAGTACCAAACATGATGCCCACGAATCAATTACGTTGTGtgatttttagaatttgtgacaAGAGAACTGATTCATCATTTAGCTTTTTGTCCTCTTGATTATATGTTATTAAGATTAAAAGAGTGCATTTCGATGTTAGGCTAAAAATATGCATATGGAATGCATGGGTTAAACTTTGGTGCACTCCTATGTGCGGCTTCCCTgtaacagggaaaaaaaaactagtactagtataatGCATGATTGAGTTGATCAATAATCCTGCCCCTTCAATTTCCACTACACCATCTTGATGATTCTCTTAGTTTGAGCATTCTCGCATGTTCAGTCTCAATCTACCTAGTGTGCCATCCTAAAATGACCTATTTGTAACACTTTATCTCGAATTAATTTCTTGATTATAATGTGGTAACCTATGCATTTGGATGTTTAGTTGTACACAAGTCAGTCTGATCAATGAGTAAGCTAGTAGTATCTTCATATGGAGTATGATGAGAGAGTTATGGGCACTTTGTCTTTACCGAACACAGTTTGATGTCCAAATCAATGCATAGGTTTATCGTTGTCTTTTATGTGTTGTATGTGTATGTTAATTATTAAAGGGTTGTTTTATGGGGGTCTTTGCGTAACTTTTGTCTGTGTACTTCAACAATATAATGAGATACAAACTACTAATTCCTTACATACCATTAATAATTTATCAGTTTACTCATGTCACTAAAAATTTGCTATTCCCACATATGCCACTAAATGGAATTTTCCCTCCCTCATATACCCATCCACATCATCATACCATTTTAGTTAGCATGTAAACTACAAAATTGCTCTTAGCTTCCTCCTACCTTCTTTTTTATGCACTGTCTCCCCCATTATCTATTTGTTAATCTCATTAATAATATTGGTGTTCCTATGCTACTCCACCTTTCTTCTGAACATGGCTAGATAGGAAGGCGAGTAATTGTCTAGAACTGATTGCCCTTCCCTGCCTCAATTTTCTTTACCAATAAAAAAAGGCTGATGCATGGGCCTGCTTGGTTGGGTGTTTCAACTTGCCACACCTCAAGTTAGCACCTACCAAGTGTGGTGAACGAAATCCTCGCCATAGCTTTGGCTCAAAAATGTGTAGCAAAGTAGCAGGGAGCTGCCTTTCTTTGGCAGGCTAAACTATGGAAACGAAACAAACAAGGGCTAAGCAATTGTGGCGTGACTAACATGAGGTGCGTATCATGTGGCAtccatccaaacagcccctatGTCTTCTTGTTAATCAAGTAATGTCAGTTCATTGAAATTACTAATTAAAAATACAACTAATTCTTTAGTTAAAcataaaatattctttttgtgattaaattaactatataaTCAGTTTGCCAAGTCGAgaaattgtttctttttctataaactaAATGCGTGACACAGGATATAACTAAGTAATAATTATTCTTAATCCCACTTACAAAAATATCATGAACTATTTCTATGCATAATGTGCAAACTAGttacaaaaaatgaaacaaagaaaaaaaaaaacttttgatcCAGCCGTTGGTTGTGTGTTGAATGGTTGACTGCTAATAGTAGTCACTGCTATTACGGTCACAGTTACAACCACAACTCATTCTGTTCCTGCTTTATACTCCTATACTATATATAGCAGGAAAGGCATTCCAGGGGTAATTATGTGATTTttcgaagaaaagaaaactgacTGTTTTTACTCTTCATTGACGTGGATGGCATATAAGGGACCGTAAATTACATTTGATTGCATATAAAGGAATAGCTAATTTATGATGGCATATAAGGAAATCAGTGAactttcaatggcatataagatTTTTTCTCGAAAAGTAATCCCTCTAATTTTAACTTTAGCCATTACTTAGTATAGGATGTCTCAGTATGTCCATTTCTAATGAGTCTTTGTAATGAAGAGTTTATAATTGCTCATCAATCCATTTCTTATTGTCATCAGGACACAAATGCTTCTAAAGATTTACAACATGTAGTGCTCATATGTGTTCTTTCTAGATTCTTGATAGAAGTCACATGTACTCCTTTTTGTACCTAAACAGCAAAATGCATCAAGTCAATTATGAGAAGTATGTGCGCGATGAGCAGTTCAAGCCACTCACCCAATATATCAAGGAAACACCAATTATGGTCAACAAAGCTATTGTTGGTTCTAAAAGGGCAAATCTCATCCTGACTGACGAAGCCAGGCTTGTCATCAGAGCAATTATCATAGAGCTATATTTCCTCCACAAAATGAGAAAGTGCCCACGACATTTTGATGAATCAAATGTTTTTATCAGAGTAGATGGGATAGCGCAATTAAGGGGATGTAATCTTGATGACAGAAACGACTTCAAGGTATTTGAAAACTACCAAGATGCTCACAAAGTAATTGTGGTAAAAGTATTCCAACAACACAAGAAGGATATACCTAAAGATGTGAAGCATCTCCTAGAGTTGATGAATAATCGTGATAACGTTATTAGTATGGAGTTGGAGTATCTCATCTGTACACATGCTTCTCTGGTCCCTCTAAGGAACAGGGAAACATTTTTCCTGTGGATGTATAGACACATCAAGTTTATGGCACCTTTACCAACATGGGATATACCATATGAATCTTATTGGTACGAGAAACTGAAATGGAATGATCTCCGCATGGAGTTGTTTGGGTGCAGAAAAGATGTGGTGAAAGGAACCGATGGCTTTCCAAAGTCATACAGGAATGCACTTGCCCATTTCATGGAGAAATATGTCAAGGGAACGAGAAGGTACACTGCAGGTGACATTCAACAAATCCTATTGATTACCTTCCCATTTTTTCTGCCATGGATGCAAGAACAACTTTGGCAAAATAAACGGTTGGGAGATTTGCAACTTGATAGTCTATTTGGATCAAACTTAGACAATGAGTTTGGTGTGAGCATGGATCCTCCAGCTGTTACAAATTGCAACAAAAGCAACATTTTCTCCTTTCAAGTTGGATCAAGGCATATTTCTGCGAATCAAGACATGAAGAAAAATGGACCCGTGTTCCAGTTTCGGTAACTCCTAccctttatttttaattcactATATATTGTGACCTAAATGatcgagtagtagtagtaccttCTGGCAGTTTAGCTGTGTAACTGCCTCAATTACGTCGCGGCAATACAATTGGATGTTTTACTGCAGTCAATTTGGTCATCAGGGAAGCACCTTGATGTGGTTCATGTCCTGGACTCCTGTGGTTCCACATTTACACACAGATTTAGTGAACGATTGATGGAGCCCTTCATGTAACAGCTTACAAGCCAGAACCGCTTGTGTAGCTAGCTACAACTAAAAATCCCCTAGATGCGACTTTTAATCAAAAACAAAAAGCTCTCCCAAGCATGCTCGATCCTTTGGCTCAATGGCTCCATTTGTTGAGCTTGTGTTACATCTGCAGATGTGTGTGTAATGTGTGCATGGACATCTTCTATGCAATAAAAAAAGTTTGGTTCCATTAATTTTATCGAGTCATAATTTTGTactgatgtttcattatgtataCTGATTCTTCAAATTTTCACTTAATTTTAATATTACGGACCAAACTGAGCTATTCTCCATACCTTCCCTCCTTTATGCTACCTCGGTCCCAAACTATAGCTACATAGCACTACAAATAAAACAGTGTATTTGCATGGAAGGAAATTTAATGgcaaataatttttaaatttactaGAAAAGTTCTTAGAAAAAGGTTTCTAGAGATAGGGGTGAACATATTTGATATTCATGAAATATTTATGACAAAATTCGATGAACTTCATGCCAGCTCTAGGAATTCATTGTGTGCGTAATGATCAGATAGACTAGTGTGTATCAAATGCAACTCTCTTTTCAGTTTTCATATTAGTAATGGAGTAGCAGTGTTGCCAtcaatttccttttctttcactGTAATTTGTATTTCTGTGGTAATAAAAGTTACTAGATGTACATTACATGTACAATTCCTATGTATTTTTTGTAAACTCCTGATATTTAATTGACTGTTGCTCCTTTTGTACTTAAACAGAAACATGCATCATATCAGTTACGTCGAGAACATACAGAATCTGGAATTTAAGCCATTTGTCgaatatatgcatatacaaGTTATGCTTGTTGGTCCAACATGTCAAAGGGTACGTCGCCTCATGTCTGAGGAAGCCAAATTTGTCATCAGATCACTACTCAAAGAACTATACTTCCTGCACAGAAGGGGAAAGTGTCCACGGAATTTCGATGAATCAAATGTTTTTATCAGAGAAGATGGGGCAGTGCAACTAAGAGAATGCTATCTTGAGGACAAGAGCGACTCTATGGTATCTGAAAACTACAAGGATGCTCGAAACATAATTGAGAAAATAGTGTTCAAGCAAAAAAAGGAGGATATACCTGAAGACGTGATGCATCTCCTAAACTTAATGAACACGGATAAGGTTATTAGTATGGAGCTGGAGTATCTTATCTGTATACATGCTTCTCTAGTCTCTCTAAGAAACAGGGAAACATTTTTCCTGTGGATGTATAGACACATCATGTTTGTGCTAAAAGGTGATGAATCAACATACAAAAATGACATCATCAATGCTTGGCAAAAACTTGATTGGGGAGACAAACTGCACAACTTTCGTCCGCTAAAGAAATATTTCAAGTGTGAGAAATATGGATCCAAGGAAGaaatcgttgacttttttaattcCTACAGGGATATAATTTTTCATGGCATGGATAAGTGCAAAGCTAACAGGAAAAGGTACACTCCTGATGACATTCAATTAATCTTGTGGGCTACCTTCCCAATGTTGCTGCCAACTATGCAGCAAGAGCTTTGGAAGAAAAAACAGTTGAGAGATTTGAAACTTGATGGTCTATTTGGATCAACCTTAGAAAATGTGTTTAATGTGACCAGCTGTTTTATACGGAAGAAAATCAAATGGTTCTGATCAAATTGGACCAATGTGCATCTCTCATCTCTGTGAATCAAGACAAACAGAAGAGCGGTGATGCAACTATGTTGAGCAGGAGGGTGGTTGTTTTTTGTTCATGCATCGCCCAAGAAGAAAGCACAATGATCGGTTCCATGCCAGTGGAGATTAATTTGGCATGAGCTTAGAAGATTACTTGGGTGGCTGATCAGTTTCTTCGAAGCCTTAAATTATCTTCTCGTCGTGTGTggttgatgcatgcatggatggatggtttTACTCCTTTCTGCTGCTAAGACAAGTTTACCATCTTCCACAACAGGGTCCTCTTTTGTTACTAATCGATTATCAAGTTATACAGTTCTTTTGACCAGATGTCAGAGTGATCCGGTTGCTGCAGATTTTTGTTGTGCTGTTGATCTTAGCTGGGAGCATATACACGTAGTAATTTCTCCTGGCTGCTGTCTGAGACCTAAACAAGCAATCGTGCTGAGTTACTTGGTCTAACTGAAGTTATACAAGTGCagcctatatatacatatacagtTGTTCAATTGAAGGTTTGGaacatatacacacatatattatTGGTTACTTGCTGATTGGTTGTCACTTAGTTAAGACATACACACCCATCTATTTGATGCCGGCTTGTTTCCTTTCTGATATTTATAATATGTTGTTTTGCATATAATCTTATA
This region includes:
- the LOC127762268 gene encoding uncharacterized protein LOC127762268, with amino-acid sequence MHQVNYEKYVRDEQFKPLTQYIKETPIMVNKAIVGSKRANLILTDEARLVIRAIIIELYFLHKMRKCPRHFDESNVFIRVDGIAQLRGCNLDDRNDFKVFENYQDAHKVIVVKVFQQHKKDIPKDVKHLLELMNNRDNVISMELEYLICTHASLVPLRNRETFFLWMYRHIKFMAPLPTWDIPYESYWYEKLKWNDLRMELFGCRKDVVKGTDGFPKSYRNALAHFMEKYVKGTRRYTAGDIQQILLITFPFFLPWMQEQLWQNKRLGDLQLDSLFGSNLDNEFGVSMDPPAVTNCNKSNIFSFQVGSRHISANQDMKKNGPVFQFRNMHHISYVENIQNLEFKPFVEYMHIQVMLVGPTCQRVRRLMSEEAKFVIRSLLKELYFLHRRGKCPRNFDESNVFIREDGAVQLRECYLEDKSDSMVSENYKDARNIIEKIVFKQKKEDIPEDVMHLLNLMNTDKVISMELEYLICIHASLVSLRNRETFFLWMYRHIMFVLKGDESTYKNDIINAWQKLDWGDKLHNFRPLKKYFKCEKYGSKEEIVDFFNSYRDIIFHGMDKCKANRKRYTPDDIQLILWATFPMLLPTMQQELWKKKQLRDLKLDGLFGSTLENVFNVTSCFIRKKIKWF